One region of Hydrogenobaculum sp. Y04AAS1 genomic DNA includes:
- a CDS encoding NADH-quinone oxidoreductase subunit J — MLNQIAFYLFGGISIICGLGVVSASNPIYVVLWLLGALIAISGIFFSAGAELLGALQLMVYVVAIAVFYILIITAVPWRKLHKNEQHNRLIGVTVLPFIALLYVEAFIVGISGVSITKNKIIETITKNYGNAEVIGIKLFSTYFWAFELMSVLLLISMIGAILLGRKEEKTYD; from the coding sequence ATGCTTAATCAAATTGCCTTTTATCTATTTGGTGGTATAAGCATAATATGTGGTTTAGGTGTCGTTAGTGCCTCAAATCCAATATACGTGGTTTTATGGCTTTTAGGAGCTTTAATAGCAATAAGCGGAATATTTTTTAGCGCTGGTGCTGAACTTTTGGGAGCTCTTCAACTAATGGTTTACGTTGTAGCTATAGCGGTTTTTTACATACTTATCATAACAGCAGTTCCTTGGAGAAAACTACATAAAAACGAACAGCACAATAGACTAATAGGCGTTACAGTGCTTCCTTTTATAGCATTACTCTATGTAGAAGCGTTTATAGTAGGAATATCTGGTGTTTCTATAACTAAAAATAAAATTATAGAAACTATAACAAAAAACTATGGAAATGCTGAGGTAATTGGTATTAAACTATTTAGCACATATTTTTGGGCTTTTGAGCTCATGTCTGTGCTTTTGCTTATTAGTATGATAGGGGCAATTTTACTTGGTAGAAAAGAGGAGAAAACGTATGATTGA
- the nuoK gene encoding NADH-quinone oxidoreductase subunit NuoK → MIETIASKLLVQNVSQYFILSFILLGIGLFGMMVRKNLITILMSLELALNSVNIAFVGIDRLNHLIDGEIFALFTIALAAAEAAVGLGIILSLFRLRKAENVNEIIDLKG, encoded by the coding sequence ATGATTGAAACGATTGCCAGCAAATTGTTGGTTCAAAATGTAAGTCAGTATTTTATTTTATCATTTATACTTCTTGGAATAGGACTTTTTGGCATGATGGTTAGAAAAAACCTTATTACCATTCTAATGTCTTTGGAGTTAGCGTTAAACTCTGTAAATATAGCCTTTGTTGGCATAGATAGGCTAAATCATCTTATAGATGGAGAGATTTTTGCCCTTTTTACAATAGCTTTAGCTGCTGCCGAAGCAGCTGTTGGTCTTGGTATTATACTTTCTTTATTTAGATTAAGAAAAGCAGAAAACGTAAACGAAATTATAGATTTGAAGGGGTAA
- the nuoL gene encoding NADH-quinone oxidoreductase subunit L — MQSLILLFPLLSFITIGLFGRRIGDFASGVINAGAGVLSFIVALITMLSMKGPEDIVFYKFLPISNTSVDIGIYIDKLSITTTVTVTFVASVIFVYAIGYMRYLFGNWTFKFFAYFSLFLFSMLLILLGDSLILMFFGWEGVGLASYLLIGYFHEEKFATKASLEAFVMNRIGDWSFILGIIYTFWLFGTLSLPKLFENASYVPGITLATLLLFGGAVGKSGQIPLHTWLPNAMAGPTPVSALLHAATMVAAGVYMVARLYPIFSLSPTTLSYITITGVVTMLFAALVATVHDDIKKIIAFSTMSQLAIMFTALGMRFPTAAIFHLTTHAFFKALLFLAAGAVITGLHHHTQNIFEMGGIKKYMPITFGAFMIGALALSGFPPFAGYFSKDAIVSLIMDKNTLVATLILITSLLTAYYITREAFVVFLGEGHYHEEPHEVEPIMSFPMLILSFLSLMGGFLLWNYFSYMNSPIEAPFSFLAHSIYGITVAIVGISLSYLLYVKKFVDPNILYELFKPIHTLMKSQFYTEYIYHNIIAKGYLVISRLVYKAVDRIIIDGFVNGVASATSNYGKPISRLQNGKLNYYALYMLYGVLGVFLLLILVILKGGILNG; from the coding sequence ATGCAATCTCTAATACTTCTTTTCCCACTGTTATCTTTTATAACGATAGGACTATTTGGAAGACGTATAGGTGATTTTGCCTCAGGTGTAATAAACGCTGGTGCTGGTGTACTGAGCTTTATAGTGGCTCTTATCACCATGCTTTCTATGAAAGGTCCTGAAGATATAGTATTTTACAAATTCTTACCGATATCAAACACATCCGTAGACATAGGCATATATATAGATAAGCTATCTATTACCACTACAGTTACGGTTACTTTTGTAGCCAGTGTTATATTTGTATACGCAATAGGCTATATGAGGTATCTTTTTGGCAACTGGACGTTTAAATTCTTTGCATACTTTAGCTTATTCTTGTTCTCAATGCTTCTTATACTGTTGGGGGATTCTCTTATACTTATGTTCTTTGGGTGGGAAGGCGTTGGTCTTGCGTCTTATCTTTTGATAGGGTACTTTCATGAAGAGAAGTTTGCTACAAAGGCAAGCTTAGAAGCCTTTGTAATGAATAGAATAGGAGACTGGTCTTTTATTTTAGGCATTATATACACCTTTTGGTTGTTTGGGACGTTGTCGTTGCCAAAACTTTTTGAGAATGCCAGTTATGTTCCTGGTATTACATTAGCAACGCTTCTTCTTTTTGGTGGTGCTGTAGGCAAATCAGGGCAAATACCTCTTCATACCTGGCTTCCTAACGCAATGGCCGGTCCAACTCCTGTATCAGCTCTTCTACACGCTGCTACAATGGTGGCTGCAGGTGTTTATATGGTGGCGAGACTTTATCCAATATTTTCTTTATCTCCGACAACGCTTAGCTACATAACAATAACAGGTGTTGTTACAATGCTTTTCGCGGCTTTGGTAGCTACAGTACACGATGATATAAAAAAGATAATAGCTTTTTCTACCATGAGCCAGTTGGCAATCATGTTTACAGCCCTTGGTATGAGATTTCCAACAGCAGCTATATTTCATCTTACAACACACGCTTTCTTTAAAGCTCTTTTATTCTTAGCAGCCGGTGCTGTGATAACAGGGCTTCATCATCATACTCAGAATATATTTGAGATGGGCGGTATCAAGAAATACATGCCTATTACATTTGGAGCTTTTATGATAGGTGCTTTAGCACTTTCTGGTTTTCCTCCTTTTGCCGGTTATTTCTCAAAAGATGCCATAGTATCTTTAATAATGGATAAAAATACACTTGTAGCTACTTTAATACTCATTACATCTTTGCTTACAGCTTATTACATAACCAGAGAAGCTTTTGTGGTGTTCTTAGGAGAAGGACACTACCATGAAGAACCTCACGAAGTGGAACCTATAATGAGCTTTCCAATGCTTATACTAAGCTTTTTATCGCTTATGGGTGGGTTTTTGCTTTGGAACTATTTCTCCTATATGAATAGTCCTATAGAAGCACCTTTTTCTTTCTTAGCACATTCTATTTATGGTATCACAGTGGCTATAGTAGGCATATCTCTTTCTTATCTTTTGTATGTCAAAAAGTTTGTGGATCCAAATATCCTTTATGAACTATTTAAACCTATACATACTCTTATGAAGTCCCAGTTTTACACAGAATATATCTATCACAACATAATAGCAAAAGGCTATCTTGTCATATCAAGGCTTGTATATAAAGCAGTAGATCGTATAATAATAGATGGATTTGTGAATGGGGTGGCAAGTGCTACGTCAAATTACGGTAAACCCATTAGTAGGCTTCAGAATGGTAAGTTAAATTACTACGCTTTGTATATGCTTTATGGTGTTCTTGGTGTATTTTTGCTTTTAATCTTAGTAATCTTAAAAGGGGGTATACTGAATGGCTAG
- a CDS encoding NuoM family protein, whose translation MASLLNIAIFLPLVGAFIVSLFRNEWLTKVVSIAISGVVFALSVILLVNFNPNTHHFLYRTTVPWISSLGINYDVGLDGLGVSLFTLTALIFFTVFIWAIKVKEKPNLFYALFLILETTCLGTFSALDLFLFYLFWEGMLVPMYFIIGFWGHDRKIYAANKFFIYTFFGSLFLLLGLATMIVYGYFISGHISFEYDFHRHIAYPLWLQIILFVLFGIGFAVKVPMWPVHTWLPDAHVEAPTAGSVVLAGVLLKMGTFGFVRYSLPLFPQASKIFIPVMFVLSIIAIIYAAMMAISQTNIKKLIAYSSISHMGMVTLGTFALSVSAINGASYMMIAHGLSSAALFYAAGFIYDRFHSYEMSDLGGIAKYLPNFAILFMISGLASIGLPGFSGFVSEFLILLGTFKYFPMWAIVAGVGMVLGAAYFLYMYKNVMLESASLPESKIQKLQHTMDLELHHIIPFVLILFGAFIMGIMPYNFVNIVSQTSKLILGRF comes from the coding sequence ATGGCTAGTCTTCTCAACATCGCTATATTTTTACCTTTGGTGGGCGCTTTTATAGTGTCTCTTTTCAGAAATGAGTGGCTTACTAAGGTAGTGTCTATAGCAATATCAGGGGTCGTTTTTGCTTTAAGCGTTATACTACTTGTTAACTTTAATCCAAATACTCACCATTTTCTTTATAGGACCACTGTACCATGGATATCATCCCTTGGTATAAATTACGATGTTGGCTTAGATGGGCTTGGCGTATCTTTGTTTACTCTCACCGCTCTTATATTTTTTACAGTTTTTATATGGGCTATAAAAGTAAAGGAAAAACCGAATCTCTTTTACGCATTGTTTCTAATACTCGAAACCACTTGTCTTGGCACGTTCTCTGCCCTTGATCTATTCTTGTTTTACCTTTTTTGGGAAGGAATGCTAGTTCCTATGTACTTCATAATAGGTTTTTGGGGACATGATAGAAAAATCTACGCTGCCAACAAATTCTTTATATACACATTTTTCGGTAGCTTATTTTTACTGCTTGGTTTAGCCACAATGATAGTTTATGGTTATTTCATAAGCGGTCATATATCTTTTGAATATGATTTTCACAGACACATAGCTTATCCTCTCTGGCTTCAAATAATACTTTTTGTGCTTTTTGGTATAGGTTTTGCAGTGAAAGTACCTATGTGGCCTGTCCACACATGGCTTCCAGATGCTCACGTAGAAGCTCCTACGGCTGGTTCAGTAGTTTTAGCGGGTGTTTTGCTAAAAATGGGTACTTTTGGCTTTGTAAGATACTCTCTTCCACTTTTCCCACAAGCTTCCAAAATATTTATTCCTGTAATGTTTGTGCTTAGTATAATAGCCATTATTTACGCTGCTATGATGGCTATATCTCAAACAAACATAAAGAAGTTAATAGCCTATTCTTCAATCAGCCACATGGGAATGGTGACTCTTGGAACATTTGCCCTTTCCGTAAGCGCTATAAACGGGGCTTCTTATATGATGATAGCTCACGGACTTAGCTCCGCAGCCCTATTTTATGCAGCCGGTTTTATATACGATAGATTTCACTCTTACGAGATGTCGGATTTAGGCGGTATAGCCAAATATCTTCCAAACTTTGCTATTTTATTTATGATAAGTGGTTTGGCGTCTATAGGGCTTCCTGGTTTCTCTGGCTTTGTTTCTGAGTTTTTAATACTACTTGGCACTTTCAAATATTTCCCAATGTGGGCTATTGTTGCTGGTGTAGGAATGGTGCTTGGCGCAGCATATTTCTTGTATATGTATAAGAATGTAATGCTTGAATCTGCCTCTTTACCAGAATCTAAAATCCAAAAACTTCAACATACAATGGACTTGGAGCTTCACCACATAATACCTTTTGTTCTAATACTTTTTGGGGCTTTTATTATGGGAATTATGCCATATAACTTTGTTAACATAGTCTCTCAAACATCAAAGCTTATTTTAGGGAGATTTTAA
- a CDS encoding NADH-quinone oxidoreductase subunit N: MKALYPDIITTVGIIFLIILELFLPSFDLIGFLGFLISFISGVLAIKYSLAGYRFNEWLLDINAFSLLLKGVMYILTSFVIFSSVSFFKSKKTFVENVYTFLLISLGLSIMVSSKNLAVILAGLELASISMYISVGMLRDDYISKEASFKYLVLGSMTTAFFGIGSAFYIGATSHLDIISVSVNHNTAFALASLFLFVAFALKVSAAPFHFWTPDAYEGAPTSNTAFISTVPKIGFYAVLFLLASYIFPVTNNFSYIVGIVGVISMFWGNLVAYAQNSAKRMLAYSSIGHAGYFLIGFSRYNPLSVSSTIFYVIVYAFATAGAFLVLSILEKNQSWTHDMSNYRALYKRSPFLATALALFLFALIGIPPFATFVGKLGIFLGLVNSNAWFFAILFVIGSIIAAGYYLKLIVYMFFKEPATKDNMSLSLNLFDTIGISAFLIIVFFFGIFPNILFDIILKDMFHG, translated from the coding sequence ATGAAGGCATTGTATCCTGACATCATCACAACCGTAGGCATAATATTTTTGATAATTTTAGAACTATTCTTACCAAGCTTTGACCTTATAGGTTTTCTCGGGTTTTTAATAAGCTTTATAAGCGGCGTGCTGGCTATTAAATACTCGTTGGCAGGATATCGTTTCAATGAATGGCTGCTTGATATAAATGCTTTCTCTTTACTTTTAAAAGGTGTAATGTATATATTAACATCTTTTGTGATATTTAGTTCTGTAAGTTTTTTCAAAAGCAAAAAAACTTTCGTAGAAAATGTATATACGTTTCTTCTTATTTCTTTAGGTCTTTCGATAATGGTATCTTCTAAAAATCTGGCAGTAATATTGGCTGGACTAGAGCTTGCATCTATATCCATGTATATATCCGTTGGTATGTTAAGGGATGACTACATATCCAAAGAAGCATCTTTTAAATATCTTGTGCTTGGGAGCATGACTACCGCATTCTTTGGTATTGGAAGCGCCTTTTATATAGGGGCTACTTCTCATCTTGATATTATAAGTGTATCCGTTAACCATAACACCGCTTTTGCTTTGGCATCTTTGTTTTTGTTTGTAGCTTTTGCTTTAAAAGTATCAGCCGCGCCCTTTCATTTCTGGACGCCTGACGCTTACGAAGGAGCTCCTACTTCTAACACAGCCTTTATATCTACAGTTCCAAAAATAGGATTTTATGCGGTTTTATTTTTGTTGGCAAGTTATATATTCCCTGTAACCAACAATTTTAGCTATATAGTAGGTATTGTAGGTGTTATATCAATGTTTTGGGGAAACTTGGTAGCTTACGCTCAAAATTCTGCCAAAAGGATGTTGGCTTATTCTTCAATAGGTCATGCCGGTTATTTCCTTATAGGTTTTTCAAGATATAATCCGCTATCAGTAAGCTCCACAATATTTTATGTGATAGTTTACGCTTTTGCTACAGCAGGTGCTTTTTTGGTGCTTTCTATACTTGAAAAAAACCAATCGTGGACCCATGACATGAGCAACTACAGAGCCCTTTATAAAAGAAGTCCCTTTTTGGCAACCGCTTTAGCCTTATTTTTGTTTGCATTAATAGGTATACCACCTTTTGCTACTTTTGTAGGTAAGTTAGGTATTTTTTTAGGTCTTGTAAATTCCAACGCTTGGTTTTTTGCTATTTTGTTTGTTATAGGTAGTATTATAGCTGCCGGTTATTATTTAAAATTAATCGTTTATATGTTTTTTAAAGAACCTGCTACGAAGGACAACATGTCGTTGTCGCTTAACTTATTTGATACAATAGGAATTAGCGCTTTTCTTATAATTGTTTTTTTCTTTGGAATTTTCCCAAACATATTGTTTGATATAATATTAAAAGATATGTTTCATGGGTAA
- the gmk gene encoding guanylate kinase yields the protein MGNIVVLSAPSGAGKTTIAYKLLEELKTLKRVITATTRPKRANEKDGIDYIFLSEQEFKSMIENNEFVEYANVYGYYYGTPIKSIKNLIEKGYDALLVIDVQGAKNIKKLFPSSLLIFLMPPSLEELYARFKNRGFEDQNALNRIEAAKSEISCAKYFDFIVVNRYVDETVNMIKSIIYCNKSRREYFLEHKDHIGNDIINILEGGKCNVFETKDL from the coding sequence ATGGGTAACATTGTAGTATTGTCTGCACCATCTGGAGCTGGTAAAACCACCATAGCCTATAAACTTTTAGAAGAGCTTAAAACGCTTAAAAGGGTAATTACTGCAACCACAAGACCAAAAAGGGCCAACGAAAAAGACGGTATAGATTATATCTTTTTATCTGAGCAAGAGTTTAAAAGTATGATAGAAAACAACGAATTTGTTGAATATGCGAACGTTTACGGTTATTACTATGGAACTCCTATAAAAAGCATTAAAAATCTTATAGAAAAAGGATACGATGCTTTACTCGTAATAGATGTACAAGGCGCTAAAAATATAAAAAAACTTTTCCCTTCTTCTCTTTTGATATTTTTAATGCCTCCCTCTTTGGAAGAGCTTTATGCAAGATTTAAAAATAGAGGCTTTGAAGATCAAAACGCTTTAAATAGAATTGAAGCCGCAAAAAGCGAGATATCTTGTGCCAAGTATTTTGATTTTATTGTAGTAAATAGATACGTGGATGAGACTGTAAATATGATTAAATCTATTATTTATTGCAACAAATCAAGAAGAGAATACTTTTTAGAGCACAAAGACCACATAGGAAATGATATAATAAATATTTTAGAAGGAGGTAAGTGTAATGTCTTCGAGACCAAAGATTTATGA
- the rpoZ gene encoding DNA-directed RNA polymerase subunit omega, whose product MSSRPKIYEALKKVNNKYELVHAAVKYTEKLMQEDDSSFIRGKRELIKKTFFAINRLADSDMEIKITEENEEIHS is encoded by the coding sequence ATGTCTTCGAGACCAAAGATTTATGAAGCCCTTAAAAAAGTTAACAACAAATACGAGCTTGTACATGCAGCTGTTAAATATACAGAAAAATTAATGCAAGAAGACGATAGCTCTTTTATAAGAGGAAAAAGAGAGCTTATCAAAAAAACATTCTTTGCTATAAACAGGCTTGCAGATAGCGACATGGAAATAAAAATAACAGAAGAAAATGAAGAAATACATAGCTGA
- a CDS encoding pitrilysin family protein, translated as MKKYIADIIHEQLKNGAKVYIRKRPDVESVSIQVWFSVGSSYEDYKEKGMAHFLEHMLFNGSEKYEYGELDVLVEGLGGQINAATSKDFTYYYINISSNYLKQAVDILESLTLRAKLEEDMIEKEKPIVIEELKRGMDSPINRFFERFDRLFYKVSNYMYPIIGYEETIKNFNKDMLLDFYNSYYQPLNMTLSVSGNLSDQDISFIYELFSQKPKNNTRPSIYVPEPPKKFPRKEVLEDPMIDRTYYAIGWDTPAIGEKIYYPFVVFDQILSGGKTSLMHNEIKEKGIVYSFSCQDGAHKQDNNYTIFAITDYNKVDTFKNKVFELLEKISHLKDEDIQKAKNKILNQEDFVLENPESEADLMGFSSAVVKDISYFKYFKSNIDNVDKNDILRLLDRYFKDDIYVELIMHPKESL; from the coding sequence ATGAAGAAATACATAGCTGATATAATCCATGAACAATTAAAAAACGGTGCGAAAGTATATATAAGGAAAAGACCCGATGTAGAATCCGTTTCCATCCAGGTTTGGTTTAGTGTGGGTTCGTCTTATGAGGATTACAAAGAAAAAGGCATGGCTCACTTCCTTGAACACATGCTTTTCAATGGTTCAGAAAAGTATGAATATGGAGAATTGGACGTTTTAGTAGAAGGGTTGGGAGGCCAAATAAACGCTGCCACTTCAAAAGATTTTACATATTATTATATAAACATATCATCTAACTACCTTAAACAGGCCGTAGATATATTAGAAAGTCTCACTTTAAGGGCTAAATTAGAAGAAGATATGATTGAAAAGGAAAAACCCATCGTAATAGAAGAGCTAAAAAGAGGAATGGATAGCCCAATAAATAGATTTTTTGAACGTTTTGATAGGCTTTTTTATAAAGTATCAAACTATATGTATCCAATTATTGGTTATGAAGAGACTATAAAAAACTTTAACAAAGATATGCTTCTTGATTTTTACAACTCATATTACCAACCTTTAAATATGACACTAAGCGTTTCTGGTAATCTTTCAGATCAAGATATAAGTTTTATATACGAACTATTTTCTCAAAAGCCCAAAAACAATACTAGACCTTCTATATATGTACCTGAACCGCCAAAGAAGTTTCCAAGAAAAGAAGTTTTAGAAGATCCTATGATAGATAGAACCTATTACGCTATAGGCTGGGATACTCCAGCTATAGGTGAAAAAATATATTATCCCTTTGTGGTATTTGATCAGATACTATCTGGTGGTAAAACTTCACTTATGCATAACGAGATAAAAGAAAAGGGTATAGTTTATTCTTTTTCCTGTCAGGACGGTGCTCACAAGCAAGATAACAACTACACAATTTTTGCAATAACTGACTATAATAAAGTAGATACTTTTAAAAATAAAGTGTTTGAGCTTTTAGAAAAAATATCTCATCTAAAAGATGAAGACATACAAAAAGCTAAAAATAAAATATTAAACCAAGAAGATTTTGTATTGGAAAATCCTGAATCTGAAGCGGATTTAATGGGATTTTCTTCTGCGGTAGTAAAGGATATAAGCTATTTTAAATATTTCAAAAGCAACATAGATAACGTAGATAAAAATGATATATTAAGGCTTTTAGATAGGTATTTCAAAGACGATATTTACGTTGAACTTATTATGCATCCTAAGGAGAGTTTATGA
- a CDS encoding MBL fold metallo-hydrolase, protein MKVISYGAAKTVTGSAHMLILDDEKILIDCGLFQGVDEEKSEELGFDPKEVDAVLLTHAHIDHCGRIPMLIKNGFKGKIYCTRPTYELSRLMLLDTAKVMLENYKSHMKRFQRGTIKEIPLEPLYDEDDVFEALEHFEPTFSYDKTYDILGAKVTPKDAGHILGSCFYEIEYKDKRIVFSGDLGNKGKPIVRDFSLPSKANVVYMESTYGDRLHKSFDQSKEELKEIIKNTITHGNVLIPSYALERTQDILYVLREFYEEGSLPKCKIFLDSPLAIGVTKVFLRNPEYFRKETYDIMQKEDPFSLPYLTMVRDVEESKQINDIQEGAIIIAGSGMLSGGRILHHIRHHAYKEQNAIVFVGYQPHGTLGRRILEKQNPVFVMGEPINVRAKIYTVNGFSSHADQSELIEWVNAANPKKICLIHGEEDKMLVLKDKLGNKNVYIPSRKEVIDV, encoded by the coding sequence ATGAAAGTCATATCTTATGGTGCTGCTAAAACGGTAACTGGTAGTGCTCACATGCTTATATTGGATGATGAGAAGATACTTATAGACTGTGGGCTTTTTCAAGGTGTTGACGAAGAAAAGTCAGAAGAACTTGGTTTTGATCCAAAAGAAGTAGATGCTGTGCTCTTAACACATGCTCACATAGACCATTGTGGTCGTATACCTATGTTGATAAAGAATGGATTTAAAGGTAAAATTTACTGTACAAGACCCACTTATGAACTTTCAAGGCTTATGCTGTTAGATACTGCTAAAGTAATGCTTGAAAATTATAAATCCCATATGAAAAGGTTTCAAAGAGGCACTATAAAAGAAATACCTTTAGAACCTCTTTACGATGAGGATGATGTCTTTGAAGCTCTAGAGCATTTTGAACCTACATTTTCTTACGATAAAACCTATGATATACTTGGGGCAAAAGTAACGCCTAAAGATGCTGGACATATATTGGGTTCTTGTTTTTATGAAATAGAGTATAAAGATAAACGAATCGTTTTTTCTGGAGATCTAGGCAATAAAGGTAAGCCTATAGTTAGAGATTTTAGCCTTCCTTCAAAAGCAAACGTTGTCTATATGGAAAGTACCTACGGTGATAGGCTTCACAAAAGCTTTGACCAGTCAAAAGAAGAGCTTAAAGAGATTATAAAAAATACTATAACACATGGCAACGTCTTAATACCAAGCTACGCCTTAGAAAGAACCCAAGATATACTATATGTATTAAGAGAATTCTACGAAGAAGGTTCTTTGCCAAAATGTAAAATATTTTTAGACTCACCATTGGCTATAGGTGTAACAAAGGTATTTTTAAGAAATCCAGAGTATTTTAGAAAAGAAACTTACGATATTATGCAAAAAGAAGACCCCTTTAGCCTTCCTTATCTTACTATGGTAAGAGATGTAGAAGAATCAAAGCAAATAAACGATATCCAAGAAGGAGCTATTATCATAGCTGGTAGTGGTATGCTAAGCGGTGGTAGGATACTTCATCACATAAGACACCACGCTTACAAAGAGCAAAACGCTATAGTGTTTGTAGGTTATCAACCGCATGGCACACTGGGAAGAAGGATTTTAGAAAAACAAAACCCAGTTTTTGTGATGGGAGAACCCATCAACGTTAGAGCTAAAATATACACAGTAAACGGCTTTTCTTCTCATGCAGATCAATCTGAACTTATAGAATGGGTAAATGCCGCAAACCCCAAAAAAATATGCCTAATACACGGCGAAGAAGATAAAATGCTTGTGTTAAAAGATAAACTCGGCAATAAAAACGTTTATATTCCTTCTAGAAAGGAGGTCATAGATGTTTGA